In a genomic window of Diorhabda carinulata isolate Delta chromosome 8, icDioCari1.1, whole genome shotgun sequence:
- the LOC130897495 gene encoding insulin-degrading enzyme isoform X2 yields the protein MYCIRQTILFVKKFSSKKFKPTVFLYSTAELLKETKLKMNKSPLVLKRYDNITKSDEDQRLYRGLELSNHMKILLVSDPKTDKSSAAMDVNVGFLSDPKEVYGLAHFCEHMLFLGTKKYPNENDYSKFLSEHGGSSNAATYLDHTLYYFDVIPDKLSQALDRFSQFFIAPLFTESATEREINAVNSEHEKNIPNDLWRLDQLNKHLANPDHPFNTFGTGNKDTLLRIPKENNIDVREKLLEFHEKWYSSNIMSLAVLGKESLDELEEMVVELFSGVSNHNVKSPEWKTHPFTDDQFQTIVYVSPVKDVRNLNIIFPTEDFTEHYKSSPSHYISHLMGHEGPGSILSVLKARGWSNSLVAGNKPAPRGIGFFAVAVDLTEEGINHVDEIVELVFQYLNMLKREGPQKWVQDENRDIAQMIFRFKDKESPRGYISSLVHSLQEYPMEDVLYANYMLNEWRPDLVEDTWKNFVPEKVRISVIAKKFEKDLDEKEPWYGTKYRKEKIPDATIQRWKEAGLCPDLKMPEKNEFIPNDFSLYPIDEDVTEFPVIVEDTALTRVWFKQDDQFLLPKANLMCDFVSPLAYLDPLNCNLTHMLVQLFKDALNEYAYAAELAGLKWELINTKYGLILGIGGYNNKQHIFLQKIMEKLTNFKIDPKRFNIIKETYVRNLKNFAAEQPYQHAVYYLTVLLTEHSWTKQELLAAVDQMTIERLEAFIPQILSKMHIECLIHGNANKEKALELVRIIEDSLTSSMNMSPLLPRQLLLNRELKLEDGCQYSYEVKNDVHKSSCVELYYQCGLQSKENNMKLELVAQILQEPCFNILRTKEQLGYIVFSGVRRSNGVQGLRIIVQSDRHPNYLDSRIEAFLDSMLTQIIEMSEEDFVKHREAWAAQRLEKPKQLNALTNRFWSEITTQQYHFDRANVEVAYLRSITKNDIIEFYKEMLSSNAEKRKKLSVQVVSVAEGGAGLNSTENSHGTCKSSVINDVTVFKSSHEMYPLVQPYINITRKGNKCKL from the exons TGTATAAGACAAACAATTCTATTTGTGAAAAAGTTTAGTAGTAAAAAATTTAAGCCGACAGTATTTTTATATAG tacAGCAGAGCTTCTTAAAGAAACAAAgcttaaaatgaataaatctcCGCTTGTTTTGAAACGTTATGACAACATCACAAAATCAGATGAAGACCAAAGGCTTTATCGAGGATTGGAGCTTTCCAATCACATGAAAATACTTCTTGTTAGCGATCCAAAAACTGACAAGTCATCTGCTGCCATGGACGTTAATGTGG gttTTCTAAGTGATCCAAAAGAGGTATATGGTTTAGCTCATTTTTGTGAACACATGTTGTTTCTAGGTactaaaaaatatccaaatgaAAACGattatagtaaatttttaagTGAACATGGAGGAAGTTCAAACGCTGCGACGTATCTAGATCATActctttattattttgatgtaatTCCAGATAAACTATCTCAAGCTCTAGACAG attttcccaattttttatTGCTCCACTTTTCACGGAAAGTGCCACTGAAAGAGAGATAAATGCTGTGAATTCTGAGCATGAGAAAAATATTCCCAATGATCTCTGGAGATTGGATCAGTTGAATAAGCATTTGGCCAACCCTGATCATCCCTTCAATACGTTCGGAACAG GTAATAAAGATACTTTACTGAGAATACCAAAAGAAAACAACATTGATGTAAGAGAGAAGTTGCTAGAGTTTCATGAAAAGTGGTATTCATCAAATATCATGAGTTTAGCTGTATTAGGCAAAG AAAGTTTAGATGAATTGGAAGAGATGGTAGTAGAACTATTTTCTGGCGTAAGTAATCACAATGTAAAATCTCCAGAATGGAAAACTCATCCTTTCACCGACGATCAATTCCAAACTATAGTATATGTTTCACCAGTAAAAGACGTTCGAAATTTGAATATCATCTTTCCCACTGAAGATTTTACTGAACATTACAAATCATCG CCTAGTCATTATATAAGTCATTTAATGGGACACGAAGGTCCGGGAAGTATTTTATCAGTACTAAAAGCTCGTGGATGGTCTAACAGTTTAGTAGCAGGAAACAAACCTGCTCCACGAGGTATAGGATTCTTTGCGGTGGCAGTGGATTTAACTGAAGAAGGTATTAATCATGTCGATGAGATTGTTGAATTAGTTTTCCAG TATTTGAATATGTTGAAAAGAGAAGGTCCACAAAAATGGGTGCAAGATGAAAATCGAGACATAGCTCAGATGATATTCAGATTTAAAGATAAAGAATCGCCTAGAggttatatttcttctttagtACATAGTTTACAG GAATATCCAATGGAAGATGTTTTATATGCAAATTACATGTTGAACGAATGGCGTCCGGATCTAGTGGAAGATACATGGAAAAATTTCGTTCCGGAGAAAGTTAG gataTCTGTTATAGCTAAGAAGTTTGAAAAAGATTTAGATGAAAAAGAACCCTGGTATGGAACTAAATATCGTAAAGAAAAAATTCCCGATGCAACAATACAG AGATGGAAAGAAGCAGGATTATGTCCGGATTTGAAAATGCCGGAAAAGAACGAATTCATTCCCAACGATTTTAGTTTGTATCCTATCGATGAAGAT gtaaCCGAATTTCCAGTAATAGTAGAAGACACCGCCTTGACACGAGTGTGGTTCAAACAGGATGATCAATTTTTACTTCCCAAAGCGAATCTCATGTGCGATTTTGTCAG TCCTCTGGCTTACTTAGATCCGCTCAATTGTAATTTGACGCACATGTTGGTACAATTGTTCAAAGACGCCTTGAATGAATATGCGTACGCTGCCGAACTTGCTGGACTGAAGTGGGAATTGATTAACACGAAATACGGGTTAATT ttGGGCATTGGCGGTTACAACAACAAACAAcatatatttttgcaaaaaatcatggaaaaattGACAAACTTCAAAATAGATCCTAAAAGATTCAACATAATTAAAGAAACC tatgtaagaaatttgaaaaatttcgcgGCGGAGCAACCTTACCAACACGCTGTATATTACTTGACTGTTTTATTGACGGAACATTCGTGGACTAAACAAGAACTTCTTGCAGCTGTTGACC AAATGACGATTGAAAGATTGGAAGCATTCATCCCTCAAATACTATCCAAGATGCACATCGAATGCCTAATCCACGGTAACGCTAATAAAGAAAAGGCACTTGAACTTGTTCGAATAATCGAAGACAGTTTAACATCATCAATGAATATGTCTCCCTTACTTCCTAGGCAGTTACTACTCAACAGAGAATTAAAATTAGAAGACGGTTGTCAATATTCCTACGAAGTTAAAAACGACGTCCACAAATCTTCCTGCGTCGAGTTATATTATCAATGCGGATTGCAATccaaagaaaataatatgaaactcGAATTGGTTGCTCAGATTCTTCAAGAACcttgtttcaatattttgcgGACTAAG GAACAATTAGGTTACATAGTATTCAGCGGAGTAAGAAGATCTAACGGTGTACAAGGATTAAGAATAATTGTACAATCTGATAGACATCCAAATTACTTAGATTCGAGGATAGAAGCATTTTTAGACAGCATGCtg ACTCAGATCATCGAAATGTCCGAAGAAGATTTTGTGAAGCATCGCGAAGCTTGGGCTGCTCAAAGATTAGAAAAACCCAAACAATTGAATGCTTTAACGAATCGTTTTTGGTCGGAAATAACGACACAGCAATACCATTTTGATAGGGCGAACGTTGAGGTCGCATATTTAAGATCTATCACCAAAAATGACATAATCGAATTTTATAAG gAAATGCTCAGTAGCAACGCCGAAAAACGTAAAAAACTATCAGTTCAAGTTGTGTCCGTAGCAGAAGGAGGTGCTGGCTTAAACTCAACCGAAAATTCACACGGAACGTGTAAAAGTTCTGTCATAAATGACGTAACCGTGTTCAAGAGTAGCCACGAAATGTATCCTTTGGTACAACcgtatataaatattacaagAAAAGGCAACAAATGTAAACTGTGA
- the LOC130897495 gene encoding insulin-degrading enzyme isoform X1, with amino-acid sequence MARTVRLVNSKISFFIVLLLTGDISTRYAANNYTAELLKETKLKMNKSPLVLKRYDNITKSDEDQRLYRGLELSNHMKILLVSDPKTDKSSAAMDVNVGFLSDPKEVYGLAHFCEHMLFLGTKKYPNENDYSKFLSEHGGSSNAATYLDHTLYYFDVIPDKLSQALDRFSQFFIAPLFTESATEREINAVNSEHEKNIPNDLWRLDQLNKHLANPDHPFNTFGTGNKDTLLRIPKENNIDVREKLLEFHEKWYSSNIMSLAVLGKESLDELEEMVVELFSGVSNHNVKSPEWKTHPFTDDQFQTIVYVSPVKDVRNLNIIFPTEDFTEHYKSSPSHYISHLMGHEGPGSILSVLKARGWSNSLVAGNKPAPRGIGFFAVAVDLTEEGINHVDEIVELVFQYLNMLKREGPQKWVQDENRDIAQMIFRFKDKESPRGYISSLVHSLQEYPMEDVLYANYMLNEWRPDLVEDTWKNFVPEKVRISVIAKKFEKDLDEKEPWYGTKYRKEKIPDATIQRWKEAGLCPDLKMPEKNEFIPNDFSLYPIDEDVTEFPVIVEDTALTRVWFKQDDQFLLPKANLMCDFVSPLAYLDPLNCNLTHMLVQLFKDALNEYAYAAELAGLKWELINTKYGLILGIGGYNNKQHIFLQKIMEKLTNFKIDPKRFNIIKETYVRNLKNFAAEQPYQHAVYYLTVLLTEHSWTKQELLAAVDQMTIERLEAFIPQILSKMHIECLIHGNANKEKALELVRIIEDSLTSSMNMSPLLPRQLLLNRELKLEDGCQYSYEVKNDVHKSSCVELYYQCGLQSKENNMKLELVAQILQEPCFNILRTKEQLGYIVFSGVRRSNGVQGLRIIVQSDRHPNYLDSRIEAFLDSMLTQIIEMSEEDFVKHREAWAAQRLEKPKQLNALTNRFWSEITTQQYHFDRANVEVAYLRSITKNDIIEFYKEMLSSNAEKRKKLSVQVVSVAEGGAGLNSTENSHGTCKSSVINDVTVFKSSHEMYPLVQPYINITRKGNKCKL; translated from the exons tacAGCAGAGCTTCTTAAAGAAACAAAgcttaaaatgaataaatctcCGCTTGTTTTGAAACGTTATGACAACATCACAAAATCAGATGAAGACCAAAGGCTTTATCGAGGATTGGAGCTTTCCAATCACATGAAAATACTTCTTGTTAGCGATCCAAAAACTGACAAGTCATCTGCTGCCATGGACGTTAATGTGG gttTTCTAAGTGATCCAAAAGAGGTATATGGTTTAGCTCATTTTTGTGAACACATGTTGTTTCTAGGTactaaaaaatatccaaatgaAAACGattatagtaaatttttaagTGAACATGGAGGAAGTTCAAACGCTGCGACGTATCTAGATCATActctttattattttgatgtaatTCCAGATAAACTATCTCAAGCTCTAGACAG attttcccaattttttatTGCTCCACTTTTCACGGAAAGTGCCACTGAAAGAGAGATAAATGCTGTGAATTCTGAGCATGAGAAAAATATTCCCAATGATCTCTGGAGATTGGATCAGTTGAATAAGCATTTGGCCAACCCTGATCATCCCTTCAATACGTTCGGAACAG GTAATAAAGATACTTTACTGAGAATACCAAAAGAAAACAACATTGATGTAAGAGAGAAGTTGCTAGAGTTTCATGAAAAGTGGTATTCATCAAATATCATGAGTTTAGCTGTATTAGGCAAAG AAAGTTTAGATGAATTGGAAGAGATGGTAGTAGAACTATTTTCTGGCGTAAGTAATCACAATGTAAAATCTCCAGAATGGAAAACTCATCCTTTCACCGACGATCAATTCCAAACTATAGTATATGTTTCACCAGTAAAAGACGTTCGAAATTTGAATATCATCTTTCCCACTGAAGATTTTACTGAACATTACAAATCATCG CCTAGTCATTATATAAGTCATTTAATGGGACACGAAGGTCCGGGAAGTATTTTATCAGTACTAAAAGCTCGTGGATGGTCTAACAGTTTAGTAGCAGGAAACAAACCTGCTCCACGAGGTATAGGATTCTTTGCGGTGGCAGTGGATTTAACTGAAGAAGGTATTAATCATGTCGATGAGATTGTTGAATTAGTTTTCCAG TATTTGAATATGTTGAAAAGAGAAGGTCCACAAAAATGGGTGCAAGATGAAAATCGAGACATAGCTCAGATGATATTCAGATTTAAAGATAAAGAATCGCCTAGAggttatatttcttctttagtACATAGTTTACAG GAATATCCAATGGAAGATGTTTTATATGCAAATTACATGTTGAACGAATGGCGTCCGGATCTAGTGGAAGATACATGGAAAAATTTCGTTCCGGAGAAAGTTAG gataTCTGTTATAGCTAAGAAGTTTGAAAAAGATTTAGATGAAAAAGAACCCTGGTATGGAACTAAATATCGTAAAGAAAAAATTCCCGATGCAACAATACAG AGATGGAAAGAAGCAGGATTATGTCCGGATTTGAAAATGCCGGAAAAGAACGAATTCATTCCCAACGATTTTAGTTTGTATCCTATCGATGAAGAT gtaaCCGAATTTCCAGTAATAGTAGAAGACACCGCCTTGACACGAGTGTGGTTCAAACAGGATGATCAATTTTTACTTCCCAAAGCGAATCTCATGTGCGATTTTGTCAG TCCTCTGGCTTACTTAGATCCGCTCAATTGTAATTTGACGCACATGTTGGTACAATTGTTCAAAGACGCCTTGAATGAATATGCGTACGCTGCCGAACTTGCTGGACTGAAGTGGGAATTGATTAACACGAAATACGGGTTAATT ttGGGCATTGGCGGTTACAACAACAAACAAcatatatttttgcaaaaaatcatggaaaaattGACAAACTTCAAAATAGATCCTAAAAGATTCAACATAATTAAAGAAACC tatgtaagaaatttgaaaaatttcgcgGCGGAGCAACCTTACCAACACGCTGTATATTACTTGACTGTTTTATTGACGGAACATTCGTGGACTAAACAAGAACTTCTTGCAGCTGTTGACC AAATGACGATTGAAAGATTGGAAGCATTCATCCCTCAAATACTATCCAAGATGCACATCGAATGCCTAATCCACGGTAACGCTAATAAAGAAAAGGCACTTGAACTTGTTCGAATAATCGAAGACAGTTTAACATCATCAATGAATATGTCTCCCTTACTTCCTAGGCAGTTACTACTCAACAGAGAATTAAAATTAGAAGACGGTTGTCAATATTCCTACGAAGTTAAAAACGACGTCCACAAATCTTCCTGCGTCGAGTTATATTATCAATGCGGATTGCAATccaaagaaaataatatgaaactcGAATTGGTTGCTCAGATTCTTCAAGAACcttgtttcaatattttgcgGACTAAG GAACAATTAGGTTACATAGTATTCAGCGGAGTAAGAAGATCTAACGGTGTACAAGGATTAAGAATAATTGTACAATCTGATAGACATCCAAATTACTTAGATTCGAGGATAGAAGCATTTTTAGACAGCATGCtg ACTCAGATCATCGAAATGTCCGAAGAAGATTTTGTGAAGCATCGCGAAGCTTGGGCTGCTCAAAGATTAGAAAAACCCAAACAATTGAATGCTTTAACGAATCGTTTTTGGTCGGAAATAACGACACAGCAATACCATTTTGATAGGGCGAACGTTGAGGTCGCATATTTAAGATCTATCACCAAAAATGACATAATCGAATTTTATAAG gAAATGCTCAGTAGCAACGCCGAAAAACGTAAAAAACTATCAGTTCAAGTTGTGTCCGTAGCAGAAGGAGGTGCTGGCTTAAACTCAACCGAAAATTCACACGGAACGTGTAAAAGTTCTGTCATAAATGACGTAACCGTGTTCAAGAGTAGCCACGAAATGTATCCTTTGGTACAACcgtatataaatattacaagAAAAGGCAACAAATGTAAACTGTGA
- the LOC130897496 gene encoding probable histone-lysine N-methyltransferase set-23, which yields MEFRDNYEHKVKGVLYFSRNLPTEEAGNLYQHYSKGCKCLSDCLYETCQCLMESGTAYEYTNKLDFEQYKLKYNNLELPSFECNTNCLCKHTICGNKLVQLGPRQNLEVKLCPNLNKGYGLYTSKLIYTGNFICEYAGEVLTDTEAKSRYKTYTKNNQPNYIFCLKERFGDKLLKTFIDPTTYGNIGRYINHSCNPNCNLIIIRENSTIPIVAIFAARNIEPNEEITFNYGEETNSDSDEPIPRKPCYCDEINCKKYLPYEPDLQKN from the coding sequence ATGGAATTTAGAGATAATTACGAACATAAAGTGAAAGgagtattatatttttcaagaaatttacCTACTGAAGAAGCGGGTAATCTATATCAACACTATTCAAAAGGTTGTAAATGTTTAAGTGACTGCCTATACGAAACTTGCCAATGTTTAATGGAAAGTGGAACTGCTTACGAATATACAAACAAACTCGACTTTGAACAATACAAactgaaatataataatttagaattacCAAGTTTCGAGTGTAATACAAACTGTCTTTGTAAGCATACAATTTGCGGAAACAAGTTAGTGCAATTAGGACCACGACAAAATTTAGAAGTCAAATTATGCCCAAATCTGAATAAAGGGTATGGGTTATATACGTCAAAATTGATATATACCGgtaattttatttgtgaatatGCTGGAGAAGTTCTAACGGACACGGAAGCTAAAAGTAGATACAAAACTTACACTAAAAATAACCAACCAAACTACATATTCTGTTTAAAAGAAAGATTCGGcgataaattattgaagacgTTCATAGATCCGACTACTTATGGTAATATCGGAAGATACATAAACCACAGTTGTAACCCAAACtgtaatttgataattattagaGAAAATAGCACCATACCAATTGTAGCGATATTTGCAGCACGAAATATAGAACCCAACGAAGAAATTACATTCAATTATGGAGAAGAAACAAATTCTGATAGTGATGAACCAATTCCAAGGAAACCGTGTTATTGTGATGAAATTAATTGTAAGAAATATCTTCCATATGAAccagatttacaaaaaaattaa
- the LOC130897074 gene encoding tubulin-folding cofactor B, whose product MAGFIVISSDFVNVHISTSKDDISFNEKRFSKDLTISDLKAKLELITGGSCNTMQIQAFDKDNKFICSLDDNNALLGSYPLDDGMRLHVVDNFIMRNELDFENIPKFELSQDEYAKKGDTVRSFLLKNKLGKYNEENIQKKEKLEKEEKALVESIKIGSRCKVSVQNCPDKLGTVMYAGSIESLSGYWIGVKYDEPLGKNDGSFKGKKYFDCPDKYGAFVKPHSVTCGDFPVEDYDLNEEI is encoded by the exons atggcagGTTTCATAGTAATATCTTCAGATTTCGTTAATGTACACATCTCTACCTCAAAAGATGACATATCGTTCAACGAAAAGCGGTTTTCTAAGGATTTAACTATCTCAGATCTTAAA GCAAAACTTGAATTAATTACCGGCGGTAGTTGTAATACAATGCAGATTCAAGCCTTCGATAAAgacaacaaatttatttgttctttaGATGATAATAATGCTTTACTTGGTTCATATCCATTAGATGATGGTATGCGTTTACATGTAgtcgataattttattatgagaaATGAGCtcgattttgaaaatattccaaaatttgaaCTGTCTCAAGATGAATATGCCAAAAAGGGAGACACTGTACGATCTTTTTTGTTAAAGAATAAATTAG gtaaatataatgaagaaaatatccaaaaaaaagaaaaactggaaaaagaagaaaaagctTTAgttgaaagtataaaaatagGTTCTCGTTGTAAGGTATCGGTTCAAAATTGCCCTGATAAATTAGGTACTGTAATGTACGCGGGATCAATCGAAAGCCTTTCTGGGTATTGGATTGGTGTTAAATATGATGAACCTTTAGGAAAAAATGATGGAAG ttttaaaGGAAAGAAATATTTCGACTGTCCTGATAAATATGGAGCTTTTGTAAAACCTCATAGTGTAACTTGTGGAGATTTTCCGGTCGAAGATTAtgatttaaatgaagaaatttaa
- the LOC130897068 gene encoding probable ATP-dependent RNA helicase DDX10, whose translation MSKQEKSEKSNKSKTKVKVFSKSKKKNLPESVVIKQLVDKYETIDTSQIKKFGDFPLSSQTLKGLRESGYHKPTEIQRETIGLALQGKDVLGAAQTGSGKTLAFLIPLLEILFRQQWTRLDGIGALVITPTRELAYQIFEMLRKVGQHHGFSAGLIIGGKDLKFERNRMDQCNIIICTPGRLLQHMDENPLLDCVNMKVLILDEADRCLDMGFEQTMNAIIANLPPKRQTLLFSATQTKSVRDLARLSLVDPCYISVHENLEHSTPKELSQTYVVCELKDKISVLWSFLKNHPHKKIMVFFSSCKQVKYTFEIFSKLRPGTSLMALYGTLHQLRRMDIYESYCRKQSAILFCTDLAARGLDFPEVHWVVQMDCPEDPETYIHRVGRTARYHRGGESLLILLPSELKMVEKLKQKKIPIDEIDINPDKLNNPVRKMEAFLAKDPTLKDTAQRAFISYVKAVFLMKDKEVFDVQALDTDAFSKSLGLAIPPRIRFLQRMNARIEKQKQTNFSNNNQNTKKYFVDNDNESYKNNSDSGVSEDENLKISSNEFQLYDNHSDDNDDEMFTVKRKNHDIDLPTDKEMANLNVGRISKKKPISKAAAAKKILKKKIVPNKKILFDEEGQAVQSAKEKKSELAQQYENESDGGIDIEKAKKVLREEDKFDKQLFKEKVKAKHKEEKRKLKEKKKKEVKDDFGESDSDDVPDMDWLPDPDQIYGEKTEVEVDRLKDDIEEEKLKTNKSKEKKTKKRLPEQKIDDLQTVLKKKKKHKMKEMNSSLSVKEAEELALLLLGNT comes from the exons atgtcaaaacaagaaaaatcggaaaaatctaataaaagtAAAACGAAAGttaaagttttttccaaaagtaaaaagaaaaatctacCAGAGTCTGTTGTTATTAAACAATTAGTGGATAAATATGAAACA ATTGATACCAGTCAAATTAAAAAGTTTGGGGATTTTCCTTTATCTTCACAAACTCTCAAGGGTCTTCGGGAATCTGGGTATCACAAACCAACGGAAATCCAAAGGGAGACAATCGGTCTCGCGTTACAAGGTAAAGACGTGTTAGGAGCGGCACAAACAGGTTCGGGGAAAACTTTAGCTTTTCTGATACCATTATTGGAGATTTTATTTCGTCAGCAATGGACAAGATTAGATGGAATAGGGGCACTAGTAATTACCCCAACCAGAGAATTAGCATATCAGATATTTGAAATGCTTCGTAAAGTGGGACAACACCATGGATTCTCAGCTGGTTTGATTATAGGCGGTaaagatttaaaatttgaaagaaatagaaTGGATCAATGCAACATTATAATATGTACTCCCGGAAGACTTTTACAGCACATGGATGAAAATCCTCTATTAGATTGCGTCAATATGAAAGTATTAATACTTGATGAAGCTGATAGATGTCTGGATATGGGTTTTGAACAAACTATGAATGCTATAATCGCTAATTTACCCCCCAAAAGACAAACTCTTTTATTTTCAGCTACGCAAACTAAATCTGTGAGAGATTTAGCAAGATTAAGTTTAGTTGATCCTTGTTATATAAGCGTACATGAGAATTTAGAACACAGCACACCAAAGGAGCTTTCACAGACTTATGTAGTCTGCGAACTTAAGGATAAAATATCAGTACTGTGGAGTTTTCTCAAGAATCATccacataaaaaaatcatggtgTTCTTTTCAAGCTGTAAACAAGtgaaatatacttttgaaatatttagcaa gTTAAGACCAGGTACGAGTTTGATGGCACTTTACGGAACGTTACACCAACTCCGCAGGATGGATATTTACGAAAGTTATTGTAGAAAACAATCTGctattttgttttgtacagaTTTAGCAGCTCGCGGTCTAGATTTTCCTGAAGTGCATTGGGTTGTTCAAATGGATTGTCCCGAAGATCCAGAAACTTATATACACAGAGTAGGTAGGACCGCTAGATATCACAGAGGAGGGGAGAGCTTGTTGATTTTATTACCCAGTGAACTTAAAATGGTCGAAAAACTCAAGcagaaaaaaattccaattgaTGAAATAGA tattaATCCTGATAAACTGAATAATCCAGTAAGGAAAATGGAAGCCTTTTTGGCAAAGGATCCAACTCTTAAAGATACAGCACAAAGGGCTTTCATATCTTACGTAAAAgcagtttttttaatgaaagatAAAGAAGTTTTTGACGTACAAGCTTTAGACACAGATGCGTTTTCTAAATCTTTAGGTTTAGCCATACCACCAAGAATAAGATTTCTACAAAGAATGAATGCCagaatagaaaaacaaaaacaaacaaacttttctaataacaatcaaaatactaaaaaatattttgtggataATGACAACGAAAGTTATAAGAATAATTCTGATTCTGGTGTAAGCgaagatgaaaatttgaaaatatcttcaaatgaatttcaattatatGACAATCACAGTGACGATAATGATGACGAGATGTTTACAGTTAAAAGGAAAAATCACGACATCGATCTACCAACGGATAAGGAAATGGCAAATTTAAATGTAGGTAGAATCTCTAAGAAGAAACCGATTAGCAAAGCAGCAGCGGCtaaaaaaatcttgaagaaaaaaatagtgccgaataaaaagatattatttgACGAAGAAGGTCAAGCAGTGCAGAGTGCTAAAGAAAAGAAATCGGAATTAGCTCAGCAATACGAGAATGAGAGCGATGGTGGAATTGATATAGAAAAAGCTAAAAAg gtGTTACGGGAAGAAGACAAATTCGATAAACAATTGTTTAAAGAGAAAGTGAAGGCGAaacataaagaagaaaaaagaaaattgaaagagaaaaagaaaaaagaagttaAAGATGATTTTGGTGAAAGTGATAGTGATGATGTACCAGATATGGATTGGTTACCAGATCCTGATCAAATTTATGGTGAAAAAACTGAAGTGGAAGTAGACCGTTTAAAAGAtgatattgaagaagaaaagttaaaaacaaataagagTAAAGAAAAGAA aactAAAAAGAGGTTACCAGAACAGAAAATTGACGATTTACAAACtgttttgaaaaagaaaaagaaacataaaatgaaagaaatgaaTTCTTCACTTTCTGTAAAGGAAGCAGAGGAATTGGCGTTGTTGTTATTAGGGAATacataa